One genomic region from Arthrobacter sp. FB24 encodes:
- the tilS gene encoding tRNA lysidine(34) synthetase TilS, producing MLQNALAEAGYPERVLVACSGGPDSLALAAVASYFGRRGHVDGHPVSVGAVVVDHQLQPGSAAVAAQTADVLRDLGLSPVDVRQVDVASTGIGPEAAARDARHAALEEAAAQAGANVILLGHTLDDQAEQVLLGLARGSGTRSLAGMRPVRGLLLRPFLGLRRADTLEICAVEGLDPWRDPSNADPSFARSRTRVEVLPMLEDKLGPGVAESLARTAAILQLDADYLDDVANSTYEQLAEQSGGEISLPEAALGELAPAIRFRVIAKAAAAVGGQQPSYQRLLAAEALLRRQGSAGPVELPGGVSAYRLSLAQILAGEGQNPPGRAGDAANGGPREAARCGKLVFRPQKPPQE from the coding sequence ATGTTGCAGAACGCCCTGGCCGAGGCCGGCTACCCCGAACGGGTACTCGTCGCCTGCAGCGGCGGCCCGGATTCCCTGGCCCTCGCGGCCGTCGCATCCTACTTCGGCCGCCGCGGCCACGTGGACGGCCACCCCGTGTCGGTGGGCGCCGTCGTCGTTGACCACCAGTTGCAGCCCGGCTCCGCCGCCGTCGCCGCCCAAACCGCCGACGTCCTCCGGGACCTGGGGCTTTCCCCCGTGGACGTGCGGCAGGTTGACGTCGCGTCGACCGGGATCGGCCCCGAGGCCGCGGCCCGGGACGCCCGCCACGCGGCCCTGGAGGAAGCAGCAGCCCAGGCCGGTGCCAATGTAATCCTCCTCGGCCACACCCTGGACGACCAGGCGGAACAGGTGCTGCTCGGTCTCGCCCGGGGCTCCGGAACACGCTCGCTGGCGGGAATGCGGCCCGTCCGCGGACTCCTGCTCCGGCCGTTCCTGGGCCTCCGCCGCGCCGACACCCTGGAGATCTGCGCGGTCGAAGGACTGGACCCGTGGCGCGACCCCAGCAACGCCGACCCGTCCTTTGCCCGGTCACGGACACGCGTGGAGGTCCTCCCCATGCTGGAAGACAAGCTCGGTCCCGGCGTCGCGGAGTCCCTGGCCAGGACGGCCGCCATCCTGCAATTGGACGCCGACTACCTCGACGACGTGGCCAACAGCACGTATGAGCAACTGGCGGAGCAGTCCGGCGGGGAGATCAGCCTCCCCGAAGCTGCGCTGGGCGAGCTGGCCCCCGCCATCCGGTTCCGGGTGATTGCCAAGGCAGCCGCCGCCGTCGGAGGCCAGCAGCCGAGCTATCAGCGCCTGCTTGCCGCGGAGGCACTCCTGCGCCGGCAGGGTTCCGCCGGCCCCGTGGAACTCCCCGGCGGAGTGAGCGCCTACCGGCTGTCGCTGGCGCAAATCCTCGCTGGCGAAGGGCAGAATCCGCCGGGCCGGGCAGGAGATGCCGCCAACGGCGGTCCCCGCGAAGCCGCGCGCTGTGGGAAGCTAGTATTCCGGCCTCAAAAGCCGCCCCAAGAATAG
- the hpt gene encoding hypoxanthine phosphoribosyltransferase translates to MDSNDVQADLKHVLYTKDQIQQRITELAAQIDKDYEGRELLIVGVLKGAVMVMADLARALHSHVSMDWMAVSSYGSGTQSSGVVRILKDLDTDLMGKDVLIVEDIIDSGLTLSWLKTNLESRGTASVEICTAFRKPTAAKVQIDVKYVGYDIPNEFVVGYGLDYAEKYRNLDFVGTLAPHVYE, encoded by the coding sequence GTGGATTCAAACGACGTCCAGGCAGACCTCAAGCACGTTCTCTACACCAAGGATCAGATCCAGCAGCGGATTACCGAGCTCGCTGCACAGATCGACAAGGACTACGAGGGCCGGGAGCTCCTCATCGTCGGCGTATTGAAGGGCGCGGTCATGGTCATGGCAGACCTGGCGCGGGCACTTCACAGCCACGTTTCCATGGACTGGATGGCAGTTTCCTCCTATGGTTCCGGGACCCAGTCGTCCGGCGTTGTGCGCATCCTCAAGGACCTCGACACGGACCTCATGGGCAAGGACGTCCTGATCGTTGAGGACATCATCGATTCCGGACTGACGCTGTCCTGGCTCAAGACCAACCTGGAATCCCGCGGCACCGCGTCCGTGGAAATCTGCACCGCCTTCCGCAAGCCCACGGCGGCCAAGGTCCAGATCGACGTCAAATACGTCGGCTATGACATCCCCAACGAATTCGTAGTGGGCTACGGCCTGGACTACGCCGAGAAGTACCGCAACCTGGACTTCGTGGGAACGCTCGCGCCCCACGTCTACGAATAG
- the ftsH gene encoding ATP-dependent zinc metalloprotease FtsH: MKAKSFFKGPGIWIVVVVGMLLLAFATLAPGGATRIDTKPGLELLADKGKVEQAKIFDAENRVDLVLKDNLVIDGQDKGKNVQFFFVNARAADVVKAVTDADPSSGYTDQPIENNWFSGLFSLLIPVLLLGVLFWFLLSRMQGGGSKIMQFGKSKAKLVNKDMPQVTFSDVAGADEAVEELQEIKEFLQEPAKFQAVGAKIPKGVLLYGPPGTGKTLLARAVAGEAGVPFFSISGSDFVEMFVGVGASRVRDLFEQAKASSPAIIFVDEIDAVGRHRGAGIGGGNDEREQTLNQLLVEMDGFDVKTNVILIAATNRPDVLDPALLRPGRFDRQITVEAPDLVGRDQILQVHAKGKPMAPGVDLKAVAKKTPGYTGADLANVLNEAALLTARSNANLIDDRALDEAIDRVMAGPQKRSRVMKEHERKITAYHEGGHALVAAALRNSAPVTKITILPRGRALGYTMVVPENDKYSVTRNELLDQMAYAMGGRVAEEIVFHDPSTGASNDIEKATATARKMVTEFGMSERVGAVRLGQGGGEPFLGRDAGHERNYSDQIAYIVDEEVRRLIDQAHDEAYAILTENRDILDSLALELLERETLNQAEIAYVFRDIRKRDFREVWLSKETRPVQSAGPVESRHERAEREAQEEAKEARLEEPLDARPPHPQGVAGQETFGGGVTDVSTDGPQHG; encoded by the coding sequence ATGAAAGCTAAGAGTTTCTTCAAGGGCCCGGGCATCTGGATCGTTGTTGTGGTCGGAATGCTCCTGCTGGCCTTTGCCACGCTCGCCCCCGGAGGCGCAACCCGGATCGACACAAAACCGGGCCTCGAGCTCCTTGCGGACAAGGGCAAGGTGGAGCAGGCCAAGATCTTTGACGCGGAGAACCGCGTAGACCTTGTCCTCAAGGACAACCTGGTCATCGACGGTCAGGACAAGGGCAAGAACGTCCAGTTCTTCTTTGTCAACGCCCGGGCCGCGGACGTGGTCAAGGCCGTCACCGACGCCGACCCCTCGAGCGGCTACACCGACCAGCCCATCGAAAACAACTGGTTCTCCGGGCTGTTCTCCCTCCTGATTCCCGTGCTGCTGCTGGGCGTCCTCTTCTGGTTCCTGCTCTCCCGCATGCAGGGCGGCGGGTCCAAGATCATGCAGTTCGGCAAGTCCAAGGCCAAGCTGGTCAACAAGGACATGCCCCAGGTGACGTTCAGCGACGTCGCCGGCGCTGACGAGGCTGTGGAGGAACTCCAGGAAATCAAGGAATTCCTCCAGGAACCGGCCAAATTCCAGGCCGTGGGGGCCAAGATCCCCAAGGGCGTGCTGCTCTACGGCCCTCCGGGTACCGGTAAGACCCTGCTGGCCCGCGCCGTAGCCGGTGAAGCGGGAGTGCCGTTCTTCTCCATCTCGGGCTCCGACTTCGTTGAAATGTTCGTCGGCGTGGGTGCGTCCCGTGTCCGCGACCTCTTCGAGCAGGCCAAAGCCAGCTCACCCGCCATCATCTTCGTGGACGAAATCGACGCCGTTGGCCGTCACCGCGGCGCCGGCATCGGCGGCGGCAACGACGAACGCGAGCAGACCCTCAACCAGCTGCTGGTTGAAATGGACGGCTTCGACGTCAAGACCAACGTCATCCTGATCGCCGCCACCAACCGCCCCGACGTGCTGGACCCGGCCCTGCTGCGCCCCGGCCGCTTCGACCGCCAGATCACCGTTGAAGCCCCGGACCTGGTAGGCCGCGACCAGATCCTGCAGGTCCACGCGAAGGGCAAGCCGATGGCTCCCGGGGTCGACCTCAAGGCCGTTGCCAAGAAGACCCCCGGCTACACCGGCGCCGACCTCGCCAACGTCCTCAATGAAGCTGCCCTGCTGACGGCGCGCTCCAATGCGAACCTGATCGACGACCGCGCCCTGGACGAGGCCATCGACCGCGTCATGGCCGGCCCGCAGAAGCGCAGCCGCGTCATGAAGGAGCACGAGCGCAAGATCACGGCCTACCACGAAGGCGGACACGCCCTGGTGGCTGCCGCACTGCGGAACTCGGCACCGGTCACCAAGATCACCATCCTGCCCCGCGGCCGCGCCCTGGGCTACACCATGGTGGTTCCGGAGAACGACAAGTATTCCGTCACCCGCAACGAACTGCTGGACCAGATGGCGTACGCCATGGGCGGCCGCGTGGCCGAGGAAATCGTCTTCCACGATCCGTCCACCGGCGCCTCCAACGACATCGAGAAGGCCACGGCGACGGCCCGCAAGATGGTCACGGAATTCGGCATGAGTGAACGAGTCGGCGCAGTACGCCTCGGCCAGGGCGGCGGCGAGCCGTTCCTGGGCCGCGATGCCGGCCACGAGCGCAACTACTCCGACCAGATCGCCTACATCGTGGATGAGGAAGTGCGCCGGTTGATCGACCAGGCCCACGACGAGGCCTACGCGATCCTCACCGAGAACCGCGACATCCTCGACTCCCTGGCCCTGGAACTGCTGGAGCGGGAGACCCTCAACCAGGCCGAGATTGCGTACGTCTTCCGGGACATCCGCAAGCGCGACTTCCGCGAGGTGTGGCTCTCCAAGGAAACCCGCCCGGTGCAGAGCGCCGGCCCCGTCGAGTCCCGGCACGAGCGGGCCGAACGTGAAGCCCAGGAAGAAGCCAAGGAAGCCCGCCTGGAGGAGCCGCTGGACGCTCGGCCGCCGCACCCGCAGGGCGTGGCAGGGCAGGAGACCTTCGGCGGCGGTGTTACGGACGTCAGCACCGACGGACCGCAGCACGGCTAA
- the folE gene encoding GTP cyclohydrolase I FolE: MTHFDDDDVSAGPGPSAADHAQHAGHIKVDRPRIEAAVREILLAIGEDPDRGGLLDTPKRVAKAYAEVFAGLHHDPAEILSTTFDLDHEELVLVKDIPFYSTCEHHLVPFHGVAHVGYIPSHDGKVTGLSKLARLVDMFAKRPQVQERLTTQIVEALVTHLKPRGAIVVVECEHLCMSMRGIRKPGAKTVTSAVRGQLHDPATRAEAMSLILGR; the protein is encoded by the coding sequence GTGACTCATTTCGACGACGACGACGTTTCCGCCGGCCCCGGCCCCTCAGCTGCAGACCACGCGCAGCATGCCGGCCATATCAAGGTTGACCGGCCACGGATCGAGGCGGCGGTCAGGGAAATCCTGCTGGCCATCGGGGAAGACCCGGACCGCGGCGGCCTCCTGGACACCCCTAAAAGGGTGGCCAAGGCCTACGCAGAGGTCTTCGCCGGCCTGCACCACGACCCCGCGGAAATCCTGTCCACCACCTTCGACCTGGACCATGAGGAGCTGGTCCTGGTCAAGGACATCCCGTTCTACTCCACCTGCGAGCACCACCTGGTGCCGTTCCACGGCGTGGCGCACGTTGGCTACATTCCGTCCCACGACGGCAAGGTCACGGGGCTGAGCAAGCTCGCCAGGCTGGTGGACATGTTCGCCAAACGCCCCCAGGTGCAGGAACGGCTCACTACCCAGATCGTCGAAGCACTGGTAACGCACCTCAAGCCGCGCGGAGCGATCGTGGTCGTGGAATGCGAACACCTGTGCATGTCCATGCGCGGCATCCGCAAGCCCGGTGCCAAGACCGTCACCAGCGCCGTGCGCGGTCAACTGCATGACCCGGCCACCCGTGCCGAAGCCATGAGCCTCATACTCGGAAGGTAA